CTGATCGGTTCGGCATTGCGCAGGAACTCGCCGCGCAGGTCCTGGACGTAGTCGAACAGCGCCTTGTCGGTGCGGATGCCGTGGGCTTGCGGGTAGCGCGAACGCAGCACGGCGGCGAGCTTGTCCTGCTCGATCAGCTGCGCCACCTGGGCACGGGTCTGGTCGGAATAGGCGCTGAGGTATTTCAAGGGGAGCATAGGGGCGCGAATGTATCACAGATGGCGCGGCAAGGTGGGAAGCCTGCCGATGCCGGCGACGCCCAGCGAAGAGCGGGGTCTGGTCCCGCGGACCTGACCCCATCTTGGTTCGCGGCCCAAAATCCACTTCGATGGCCCCGGCCGCTGCGACAAAAATGGGGTCAGGTCCGCAGGACCAGACCCCGAAATCGCGAAAATCGACGTCGATCGCTCCGGCCGCTGCGACAAAAATGGGATCAGGTCCGCAGGACCAGACCCCGGCAATGCGACGGACGCGGACAAAAAAAACCGGGCGGGAACGCGTCGTTCCCGGCCGGCTCAACACATGAGAATGCCCGGAAATTGCCTGAAAAATGACGCCAGCGCCGCGGTTATCCCTCCTTGGGACCCTGTCGGCTGCCTTTTGCCGCCGCTGCCGCCGCTGCCGCTGCCGCCGCGGCGCGATTGGCCGATTGCCGGCTCTCGCCTCCCTTGCGGCCAATGTCGGCCATGTGCTCGCGGTCGCGGCTGACCGCCTCGCCGCCTTTTTGTCCTGCGCGCCGCGCCTCTTCGGAATCGAAT
This window of the Massilia sp. R2A-15 genome carries:
- a CDS encoding KGG domain-containing protein, which gives rise to MATSKDSGGGKSAAAGGNAQKSGSGGPAKRGFAAMDQNQQREIASKGGQAAHQKGTAHEFDSEEARRAGQKGGEAVSRDREHMADIGRKGGESRQSANRAAAAAAAAAAAAKGSRQGPKEG